From uncultured Pseudodesulfovibrio sp.:
GTGGCTGAGGTTTGCAAAAAGCCATTCTGTGTTCTGATGATGACAACGCTTTCTTTTCAAAAGAACGTAGTGTATACCATCTATACTGTTTAGCTGCTAAACTCTTTAAGGACATGGAGACAGATATGAGTGATATTCTCAGAAAAGTAGACAGGGTCTCGATTCTTACGCTTCAAGATAATTATGTTGATGTGCTGGCCATGGATGGGAATGATACAATCGAACGGCCAATTCTTGTAAAAAACCCCACAAAAACCGGAGCAACATTGTCGTTGAGTCCTGTTGCGGAGCATGGCTTTTCCACATGCATCACCGTGGAAGCGGACGGGCAGGAACGACGTATGCTTTTTGATTTTGGGTGCTCACCTCATGGCGCGGCATTTAACGCAGACTTATTGAATGAGGACATGACACGTGTCGAAGCGTTGGCGCTTTCACATGGTCATTTGGATCATTTCGGGGGCATGAAGCAACTGGTTGAGCGGACGGGCAGGTCGGATTTGGAACTCGTCACGCATCCCGGGGTGTTCAAGGAGAGTCGTTTCGTGAAGACTCCCACGGGGTATCAGCTTATTTTTCCAACGCTTGCGAGAGCTGATGTGGAGGCTTTAGGCGTGTCCGTAGTTGAATCTGAAGTCCCTCGTCAGATGTTGGACGGGAATGCTTTGTTCTTGGGGGAGATTCCTAGAAATTGTGATTTTGAACGGGGGATGCCGAACGCGTTTCAAAAAAACGGCGGGGAAGAATCTTTCGATACCATAGAGGACGATTCATCCATGGTCTTTCATTTGAAGGGGAAAGGGTTAGTTATCCTTTCGGGTTGTGCGCATGCCGGTATCGTCAATACGGTCAACTATGCGCGAGAGGTTACGGGAGTGGACAAGGTCCATGCGATCATGGGTGGTTTTCATTTGACCGGGCCTGACTTCGTTCATGCTGTCGAGCCGACCATAGCGGCTTTTCAATCGTTTTCACCGCAGCACGTGATCCCGGCGCATTGCACAGGGCGGGCGGCAACCCTTGCCATTGAAAAGGCCATGCCAGATGAGTTCATTTTGAATATGTCCGGGACGACATTGAATTTTGCTTGATGAAGCGTCGTGCCTACATCGTGAGCACAACCTATGAAAAGTCGCTTGTAAAAGCGGATTTTTTTGTATGCTTCAAAGTGGACACCCGACCTCATTAAGGGTAATAATCGCGAAGTCTCAAAATTTTCTAGACTTTAACTTTCACGTGGCGGATTCATGGAAAAACAGACCTTATTTGCGGGGATTCCCGATATGTTGGATGAGCAGAAGTATGCTCATGGCGGGAACGTGCGGCGTATGGCCGAGACGGCCGGGTGTGCACCTGATGATATCCTTGATTTTTCCGCCAATGTGAATCCGCTTGGGCCACCGCCGTGGCTGGGGCAGGTAGTGGGACAGGCGTTGCAGGACGTTGATTCCTACCCGGACCCTGAGTGCCACGATTTGGTCATGGCGGCCTCTGAGAAGTATAAGATTTGGCCCACGCAGGTTTTGCCGGGGAACGGCGCGTCCGAGTTGTTGTTTGCCATCTCGGGTATGGGCCAACACCGACAGGCTATTATTCCGTCACCCACCTATGTGGATTATGCACGGGCATGCAAGGCGCATAGGCTGCCCATTGTCGAAGCCGGGATGACCGAGGATTTCCAAGTGGATTTCCCGGCCATGGGATCGCTGTTGACCACGCCGTCCGTGGTTTTTTTGTGCAGCCCGAACAATCCCACGGGTACGATGTTTTCGCCGGATGACCTGCGTGAGGTCGCGGCCATGTTCCCGCAATCGCGGTTTGTGGTGGATGCTTCCTTCAGCGATTTCCTCCCTGAAGATCGAGATCAGCTTATCCGTAATCGACCGGCCAACGTCATCACTGTCCTTTCCCTGACCAAATTTTACGCTATCCCCGGTATTCGGCTCGGGTTGGCTTTTGCCGATCCCGAGATCGTCTTGCAGATCAAACAGCGTATGCCAGCATGGTCCGTGAATACGCTGGCTCAGAGTGTGGGTATTAAGTGCCTCCGCGACACGCAGTACGCCGCCGAGACCCGTGAACAGACGGCTTTGCTCCGTGAATCCCTTGCCTCGGGACTGCGGAATGTGCCGGGAATCAAGGTTTTGCCGGGGACAGCCAACTACCTGCTTTGTCGAGTCGAGCGTATTGGGCAGGATGCGGTCATGCTCCGTGACAAACTGTTGGCCGAACATAATATCGGCATTCGGCTGTGCGGCAATTATACGGGACTGGACGACAGTTGGTTCCGTGTTGCTGTTCGGAGTCAGGGCGAGAATGAACAACTGATCAAGGCTATGGAAGCGGTCAGCGGCACGGCCAAGCCTCCGGTGGTCAAACGTATCAAACGCACCCCGGCGTTGATGCTTCAAGGCACCAGCTCCAACGCGGGTAAATCCGTGTTGGCTGCGGCGTTTTGTCGGATTTTTTTGCAGGACGGCTACAATGTGGCTCCCTTTAAGGCGCAGAACATGTCGCTGAATTCCTATGTCACGGATCAGGGCGGAGAGATGGGCCGTGCACAGGTGACGCAGGCCATGGCCTGTCGATTGAAACCGGACGTACGTATGAATCCCGTATTGCTCAAGCCCGGTTCTGATGTTGGTTCGCAGGTGATTGTTATGGGGCAGCCTGTGGGCAATATGGCTGTGCGTGAGTATGTGGAATACAAGCCGCGCGCGTGGGAAGCCGTCAAGACTGCGTATGATTCGCTTGCCAACGAGTATGACATCATGGTGCTCGAAGGGGCGGGGAGTCCTGCTGAAGTGAATTTGAAACACCATGACATCGTGAATATGGCCATGGCCAAATACGCGGATGCGCGAGTGCTGTTGGCGGGTGATATCGATC
This genomic window contains:
- a CDS encoding MBL fold metallo-hydrolase; its protein translation is MSDILRKVDRVSILTLQDNYVDVLAMDGNDTIERPILVKNPTKTGATLSLSPVAEHGFSTCITVEADGQERRMLFDFGCSPHGAAFNADLLNEDMTRVEALALSHGHLDHFGGMKQLVERTGRSDLELVTHPGVFKESRFVKTPTGYQLIFPTLARADVEALGVSVVESEVPRQMLDGNALFLGEIPRNCDFERGMPNAFQKNGGEESFDTIEDDSSMVFHLKGKGLVILSGCAHAGIVNTVNYAREVTGVDKVHAIMGGFHLTGPDFVHAVEPTIAAFQSFSPQHVIPAHCTGRAATLAIEKAMPDEFILNMSGTTLNFA
- a CDS encoding cobyric acid synthase, producing MEKQTLFAGIPDMLDEQKYAHGGNVRRMAETAGCAPDDILDFSANVNPLGPPPWLGQVVGQALQDVDSYPDPECHDLVMAASEKYKIWPTQVLPGNGASELLFAISGMGQHRQAIIPSPTYVDYARACKAHRLPIVEAGMTEDFQVDFPAMGSLLTTPSVVFLCSPNNPTGTMFSPDDLREVAAMFPQSRFVVDASFSDFLPEDRDQLIRNRPANVITVLSLTKFYAIPGIRLGLAFADPEIVLQIKQRMPAWSVNTLAQSVGIKCLRDTQYAAETREQTALLRESLASGLRNVPGIKVLPGTANYLLCRVERIGQDAVMLRDKLLAEHNIGIRLCGNYTGLDDSWFRVAVRSQGENEQLIKAMEAVSGTAKPPVVKRIKRTPALMLQGTSSNAGKSVLAAAFCRIFLQDGYNVAPFKAQNMSLNSYVTDQGGEMGRAQVTQAMACRLKPDVRMNPVLLKPGSDVGSQVIVMGQPVGNMAVREYVEYKPRAWEAVKTAYDSLANEYDIMVLEGAGSPAEVNLKHHDIVNMAMAKYADARVLLAGDIDRGGVFASMVGTMSLLTPMERSLVEGFLINRFRGDATLLEPAFGQMFEHTGKPVLGTIPYIHSLGLPEEDSVSFKEGLLPDSVKFPDDECVEVVVVDLPRISNFNDIDPLFAEPDVKVRVVTDARDVGTPDAIILPGSKSTVPDMKALKGTGMAAVLRELAGDGHKTRIVGICGGFQMLGDIVDDPYGLESETTRVEGFGLLPVQTSLAPEKTLVRTWGVHSSSGQKVHGYEIHHGQTTPLSESLRVALRNNNGEPLGYGRADGRIFGTYLHGLFDADEFRRWFIDQLRMDKGLSPLEQVQTTFDLEDAIDNLASVVREAVCMDSIYKSLGLSGCCAQASLFYKLGG